Proteins encoded together in one Hymenobacter monticola window:
- a CDS encoding SOS response-associated peptidase has product MCGRYTFIAPAPTVEQRFDATFSEAAPTTYNAAPSQRLPIITNAAPGQIQLLSWGLVPGWSKDPAAGPKPINARAETLAEKPSFRQLLGRKRCLVLADSFFEWQATPAGKVPHRILLSNEQPFAFAGLWDEWVDRATGELHPTFTIITTEPNSLMANIHNRMPVILPTRAAEQAWLDDDLGLKAHQDLLLPYDAAAMREYVISKRVNSPANNDPEVLAAA; this is encoded by the coding sequence ATGTGTGGCCGTTACACCTTCATCGCCCCCGCGCCCACCGTTGAGCAGCGTTTCGACGCCACGTTCAGCGAGGCCGCGCCTACTACCTATAACGCCGCGCCCTCGCAACGTCTGCCCATCATCACCAATGCCGCGCCCGGCCAGATTCAGCTGCTGAGTTGGGGGCTCGTGCCCGGCTGGAGCAAAGACCCCGCCGCCGGCCCCAAGCCCATCAACGCCCGGGCCGAAACGCTGGCCGAGAAGCCTAGCTTCCGACAGCTGCTGGGCCGTAAGCGCTGCCTGGTGCTGGCCGACAGCTTTTTTGAGTGGCAGGCTACGCCGGCCGGCAAGGTGCCGCACCGCATTTTGCTCAGCAACGAGCAGCCCTTTGCCTTCGCCGGGCTGTGGGACGAATGGGTGGACCGCGCCACCGGCGAGCTGCACCCCACCTTCACCATCATCACCACTGAGCCTAATAGCCTGATGGCCAACATTCACAACCGCATGCCAGTCATTCTGCCCACGCGCGCCGCCGAGCAAGCCTGGCTCGACGACGACCTCGGCCTGAAGGCGCACCAGGACCTGCTGCTGCCTTATGATGCCGCCGCCATGCGGGAGTACGTCATCAGCAAGCGCGTGAACTCCCCGGCCAATAATGACCCGGAGGTGCTGGCAGCAGCTTAA
- the glgP gene encoding alpha-glucan family phosphorylase — protein MAFTFKPYAPAAKYKTAAAYFSMEFAVDQALKTYSGGLGFLAGSHMRSGFELKQNLVGISILWSFGYYDQGRAEDQTMRAEFRQKHYSFLQDTGIVFPITIHGADVKVKALYLAPEVFGTVPMFFLTTDIPENDYISRTISHHLYDPDAAARVAQSILLGVGGGKLLDELGRKTDVYHLNEGHGLPLAFYLYEKHGRDLAEVQKRLVFTTHTPELAGNEERPMKLLLDMTFFGTMTEEDVRREARIGEGDALNYTLTALRFSRKANAVSKVHGRVANEMWGHYEGICPIIPITNSQNGTYWRDPQLAAALKAKDDAALLARKQELKKELFKIVADQTGNVFDPSVITIVWARRFAGYKRADLIMRHFDRFVELASNTQRPIQMIWAGKPYPKDFGAVALFNDIIKRTANLKNCAVLTGYELGLSAALKKGSDIWLNTPRFPREASGTSGMTAAMNASVNLSIADGWIPEFAKDGENSFIIAHADENLPENVKDDQEATTLLDVLENTVLPLYYDQPKNFLKVVKTAMKDVEPEFESGRMAREYYELLYKVG, from the coding sequence ATGGCTTTTACCTTCAAACCTTACGCGCCCGCGGCCAAGTACAAGACAGCCGCGGCTTACTTTTCGATGGAGTTCGCCGTCGACCAGGCCCTGAAAACCTACTCCGGTGGCCTGGGCTTCCTGGCCGGCTCGCACATGCGCTCAGGCTTCGAGCTAAAGCAAAACCTGGTGGGCATCAGCATCCTGTGGAGCTTCGGCTACTACGACCAGGGCCGCGCCGAAGACCAGACCATGCGCGCCGAGTTCCGCCAGAAGCACTACTCGTTTCTGCAGGACACGGGCATTGTGTTCCCCATCACCATCCACGGCGCCGACGTGAAAGTGAAGGCCCTGTATCTGGCCCCGGAGGTATTCGGCACGGTGCCCATGTTCTTCCTCACCACCGACATCCCGGAAAACGACTACATCTCGCGCACCATCTCGCACCACCTCTACGACCCGGACGCGGCGGCCCGCGTGGCCCAGAGCATCCTGCTGGGCGTGGGTGGCGGCAAGCTGCTCGATGAGTTAGGCCGCAAAACCGACGTGTACCACCTCAACGAGGGCCACGGCCTGCCGCTGGCCTTCTACCTCTACGAAAAGCACGGCCGCGACCTGGCCGAGGTGCAGAAGCGCCTGGTGTTCACCACCCACACGCCCGAGCTGGCCGGCAATGAGGAGCGCCCCATGAAGCTGCTGCTCGACATGACCTTCTTCGGTACGATGACGGAGGAAGACGTACGCCGCGAAGCCCGCATTGGTGAAGGCGACGCGCTGAACTACACCCTCACCGCCCTACGCTTTTCGCGCAAAGCCAACGCCGTGAGCAAGGTGCACGGCCGGGTGGCCAACGAAATGTGGGGCCACTACGAGGGCATCTGCCCCATCATCCCCATCACCAACAGCCAGAACGGCACCTACTGGCGCGACCCGCAGCTGGCTGCCGCCCTCAAGGCCAAGGACGACGCGGCCCTGCTGGCCCGCAAGCAAGAGTTGAAAAAGGAGCTGTTCAAGATTGTGGCTGACCAGACCGGCAATGTCTTCGACCCCAGCGTCATCACCATCGTGTGGGCCCGCCGCTTTGCCGGCTACAAGCGCGCCGACCTGATTATGCGCCACTTCGACCGCTTCGTGGAGCTGGCAAGCAACACCCAACGCCCCATCCAGATGATTTGGGCCGGCAAGCCTTACCCGAAAGATTTCGGCGCGGTGGCGTTGTTCAACGACATCATCAAGCGCACGGCTAATCTGAAAAACTGCGCCGTGCTCACGGGCTACGAGTTGGGCCTGTCGGCCGCCCTCAAAAAGGGCTCCGACATCTGGCTGAATACGCCGCGCTTCCCGCGCGAGGCCAGCGGCACCAGCGGCATGACCGCCGCCATGAACGCCAGCGTGAACCTGAGCATCGCCGACGGCTGGATTCCGGAGTTCGCCAAAGACGGCGAGAATAGCTTCATTATCGCGCACGCCGACGAAAACCTGCCCGAAAACGTGAAAGACGACCAGGAAGCCACCACCCTGCTCGACGTGCTGGAAAACACCGTGCTGCCGCTGTACTACGACCAGCCCAAAAATTTCCTGAAAGTGGTGAAAACCGCTATGAAGGACGTGGAGCCCGAATTTGAAAGCGGCCGCATGGCTCGCGAATACTACGAGCTCCTGTACAAAGTAGGGTAG
- a CDS encoding PA2169 family four-helix-bundle protein, which yields MTENSKLADTLNELTLFVNDRIEGYKTAAHETKDTQNKAYYEQLMQQSEQFVSQLNGFAKAAGGDAESSTTLKGKFYRGFMDAKALVTNRSEASILDSNIYGEEWAIKAYVEALASEELTGPARQAVERQHQASQETLRKLQQMKGTASVG from the coding sequence ATGACTGAAAACTCCAAACTAGCTGACACGCTCAACGAGCTGACCCTGTTCGTCAACGACCGCATTGAGGGCTATAAAACCGCCGCCCACGAAACTAAGGACACCCAAAACAAAGCCTACTACGAGCAGTTGATGCAGCAAAGCGAACAGTTTGTGAGCCAGCTCAACGGCTTTGCCAAAGCCGCCGGCGGCGACGCCGAAAGCAGCACCACGCTCAAGGGCAAGTTCTACCGCGGCTTCATGGACGCCAAGGCCCTCGTCACGAACCGCAGCGAAGCCAGCATCCTCGATTCCAACATCTACGGCGAAGAATGGGCCATTAAAGCCTATGTCGAAGCGCTGGCTTCGGAAGAGCTGACCGGCCCGGCCCGCCAGGCCGTGGAGCGCCAGCACCAGGCCTCGCAGGAAACCCTGCGCAAGCTGCAACAAATGAAAGGCACCGCCAGCGTGGGCTAG